One window from the genome of Bacillus weihaiensis encodes:
- a CDS encoding TetR/AcrR family transcriptional regulator — MEKREVQASVKDEKLIEKRRTQMIKGAVSLFKQKGFHRTTTREIAKAAGFSIGTLYEYIRQKEDVLYLVCDTIYDQTHMRLEENIDTKLGTLESLELAICNYFKVVDDMQDEVLVMYQEVKSLSKDALPYVLKKEMEMASMFKKIIVSCVENGELTLTEEECDMAAHNIIVQGQMWAFRRWSLQKQYTLEQYIQFQTKLILRGVIHT, encoded by the coding sequence ATGGAAAAACGGGAAGTTCAGGCGTCTGTGAAAGATGAGAAGCTCATTGAAAAACGACGGACACAAATGATAAAAGGCGCTGTTTCTCTTTTTAAGCAAAAGGGCTTTCATCGAACAACGACACGAGAGATTGCCAAAGCTGCAGGCTTTAGTATCGGAACGCTGTATGAATATATTAGACAGAAGGAAGATGTCCTTTATCTTGTTTGTGACACCATATATGATCAAACGCATATGAGACTTGAGGAAAATATTGATACGAAGCTTGGGACATTAGAAAGCCTTGAGCTAGCCATCTGTAATTATTTCAAGGTTGTGGATGATATGCAGGATGAAGTTCTAGTCATGTATCAAGAGGTTAAGTCGTTATCAAAGGATGCCTTGCCGTATGTATTGAAGAAAGAGATGGAAATGGCCTCTATGTTTAAGAAGATTATTGTTAGCTGTGTAGAAAATGGGGAGCTCACACTAACAGAAGAGGAATGTGATATGGCCGCACATAACATTATTGTTCAAGGACAGATGTGGGCATTTCGAAGATGGAGCTTGCAAAAGCAGTATACGTTAGAGCAATATATCCAATTCCAAACAAAGTTAATTTTACGTGGAGTCATTCATACCTAA
- the icmF gene encoding fused isobutyryl-CoA mutase/GTPase IcmF codes for MTITNVYKPKHAVRFVTASSLFDGHDASINIMRRILQASGAEVIHLGHNRSVEEIVSAAIQEDAQGIAISSYQGGHVEFFKYMFDLLKEKGASHIRLYGGGGGVIIPREIRELHDYGIAKIFSPEDGRELGLQGMINYMLKECDFSTVELEEMNRELVLAGEQKSVAKMISHAEAKVFGLEVNSQVDELFSMLKDFDTKAPVIGITGTGGAGKSSLTDELIRRFLNEIPELKIAILSIDPTKQKTGGALLGDRIRMNAIFSPRVFMRSLATRQSKTELSLAIHDAISIVKGAGYDLIIVETSGIGQGDAEIAEICDLSMYVMTSEFGAPSQLEKIDMLDYADVVVINKFERKGSEDAKRQVQKQYQRSRMLFDEPLDSMPVYGTIASQFNDLGTNTLFAKLLELINEKTDRHWTSSLPVVKDVEKQNVIIPPERRYYLREISETVRNYHTQSESQAQIATKLFQVKGAVEALTETETNEEVLRSLEAVKEKLEKQLTSQSKELLSSWKEMRDKYSKEEFTTVIRNKEIVTKLKTTSLSGLLIPKVSLPKYRNDGDILSWLYRENVPGIFPYTAGVFPFKREGEDPKRQFAGEGTPERTNRRFHYLSKDDDAKRLSTAFDSVTLYGEDPAYRPDIYGKIGESGVSICTLDDMKKLYDGFDLCAPSTSVSMTINGPAPIILAMFMNTAIDQQVQRKEEELGRVLSFEEYSEVRDYTLQTVRGTVQADILKEDQGQNTCIFSTEFALRLMGDIQQYFIDQKVRNYYSVSISGYHIAEAGANPISQLAFTLSNGFTYVEYYLSRGMDINAFAPNLSFFFSNGLDPEYTVIGRVARRIWATVMRDKYGANERSQKLKYHVQTSGRSLHAQEIDFNDIRTTLQALMALHDNCNSLHTNAYDEAITTPTEESVRRAMAIQMIITKEHGLTKNENPLQGSFIIEELTDLVEEAVLQEFDRINERGGVLGAMETQYQRGKIQDESMHYEMKKHTGELPIIGVNTYLNPNPPSQEAMDSMELARATKEEKETQIKNLQAFQAKHEAEVMKALEKLKDAAINNGNLFAELMETVKVASLGQITQALYEVGGQYRRNM; via the coding sequence ATGACAATAACTAATGTTTACAAGCCAAAGCATGCTGTTCGATTTGTAACAGCCTCGAGCTTGTTTGATGGGCATGATGCCTCAATCAATATTATGAGAAGAATCCTTCAGGCAAGCGGAGCGGAGGTTATTCACTTAGGGCATAATCGTTCGGTTGAAGAAATTGTATCGGCAGCCATTCAGGAGGATGCACAGGGGATTGCTATTTCCTCCTATCAAGGTGGGCACGTTGAATTTTTTAAATACATGTTTGATCTCTTAAAAGAAAAAGGAGCAAGTCACATCCGCCTGTACGGTGGTGGAGGTGGAGTTATTATTCCACGAGAAATAAGAGAGCTCCATGATTATGGAATTGCAAAAATCTTCTCGCCTGAAGACGGTAGGGAGTTAGGCCTTCAAGGCATGATTAATTACATGTTAAAAGAATGTGATTTTTCAACAGTGGAGCTAGAAGAAATGAATCGAGAGTTAGTATTAGCAGGTGAGCAAAAAAGTGTAGCGAAGATGATTTCGCATGCAGAGGCAAAGGTTTTTGGATTAGAAGTAAATTCGCAGGTGGATGAACTCTTCTCAATGTTGAAGGATTTCGATACAAAAGCACCGGTTATAGGGATTACTGGAACTGGTGGTGCAGGGAAAAGCTCTTTAACAGATGAATTAATTCGTCGGTTTTTAAATGAAATACCAGAGTTGAAAATCGCGATTCTTTCTATAGACCCAACTAAGCAAAAAACGGGTGGGGCTTTACTAGGAGATCGAATTCGGATGAATGCGATCTTTTCACCACGTGTGTTTATGCGTAGTTTAGCGACTCGTCAATCCAAAACAGAGCTTTCTTTAGCCATCCATGACGCTATTTCAATTGTCAAAGGAGCAGGCTATGACCTCATAATCGTTGAAACAAGTGGTATTGGTCAAGGTGATGCCGAAATTGCTGAAATATGTGATTTATCTATGTACGTGATGACAAGCGAATTTGGTGCTCCGTCGCAGTTAGAAAAAATTGATATGCTTGATTATGCAGACGTAGTCGTCATTAACAAATTTGAAAGAAAAGGCTCAGAGGATGCAAAAAGACAAGTCCAAAAGCAATATCAACGGAGCCGAATGCTATTTGATGAACCGTTAGACAGTATGCCAGTTTACGGAACAATCGCGAGCCAATTTAACGACCTAGGAACGAATACTTTATTCGCTAAGCTTTTGGAGCTAATCAATGAAAAAACAGATAGGCACTGGACTTCATCGTTACCTGTTGTTAAAGATGTTGAGAAACAAAATGTGATTATTCCACCTGAGCGTCGCTATTACTTACGTGAAATTAGTGAGACCGTAAGAAACTATCATACGCAATCGGAAAGTCAGGCGCAAATTGCCACTAAGCTGTTTCAAGTAAAGGGTGCTGTCGAAGCGCTTACTGAAACAGAAACGAATGAAGAGGTTTTACGTTCACTAGAGGCAGTGAAAGAAAAGCTAGAGAAACAGCTTACCTCTCAATCTAAAGAGCTGTTATCATCTTGGAAGGAGATGAGGGATAAGTATTCAAAAGAGGAGTTCACTACGGTTATTCGAAACAAAGAGATTGTAACTAAGTTGAAAACAACTTCTTTATCTGGACTTCTTATCCCAAAGGTATCGTTACCTAAATACCGAAATGACGGCGACATTTTGAGCTGGCTCTACAGAGAAAATGTACCTGGTATCTTTCCTTATACTGCAGGAGTATTTCCTTTCAAACGTGAAGGTGAGGATCCGAAGCGTCAATTCGCTGGAGAAGGAACACCTGAGAGAACGAATCGAAGGTTTCATTACTTATCAAAGGATGACGATGCAAAGCGCTTAAGTACAGCCTTTGACTCGGTTACCCTATATGGAGAGGATCCTGCCTATCGTCCTGATATTTACGGAAAAATTGGGGAAAGTGGCGTAAGTATTTGTACATTAGATGATATGAAAAAGCTCTATGATGGGTTTGACCTCTGTGCACCTTCTACATCTGTTTCCATGACAATCAATGGACCAGCACCAATCATCCTTGCTATGTTTATGAATACAGCAATTGATCAACAAGTACAAAGGAAAGAAGAAGAGCTTGGACGCGTTTTATCATTTGAAGAGTATAGTGAAGTACGGGACTACACCCTTCAAACGGTGCGTGGGACAGTTCAAGCTGATATTTTAAAAGAAGATCAAGGGCAGAACACCTGTATTTTCTCAACAGAATTTGCTTTGCGCCTTATGGGTGATATTCAACAATATTTTATTGATCAAAAAGTAAGAAACTATTATTCCGTTTCTATATCTGGATATCATATTGCAGAGGCTGGGGCGAATCCGATCTCTCAATTGGCCTTTACTCTCTCAAATGGTTTTACGTATGTGGAGTATTATTTGAGTCGAGGTATGGATATAAATGCGTTCGCACCAAATCTCTCGTTCTTCTTTAGTAATGGTCTTGACCCTGAATATACGGTTATTGGACGTGTAGCAAGGAGAATTTGGGCTACAGTGATGAGAGATAAGTATGGCGCAAATGAACGAAGTCAAAAGCTAAAGTATCATGTCCAAACGTCTGGTCGTTCTTTACATGCCCAAGAAATAGATTTTAACGATATACGCACAACACTCCAAGCGTTGATGGCATTACACGATAATTGTAACTCGCTTCATACCAATGCGTATGATGAAGCAATTACGACACCTACCGAGGAGTCCGTTCGTCGTGCGATGGCGATTCAAATGATTATTACGAAAGAGCATGGGTTAACAAAAAATGAAAATCCATTACAAGGATCATTTATTATAGAAGAATTAACAGATTTAGTAGAGGAAGCGGTCCTGCAGGAGTTTGATCGAATCAATGAACGTGGTGGAGTATTAGGAGCTATGGAGACTCAATATCAACGTGGTAAAATTCAAGATGAATCTATGCATTATGAAATGAAAAAACATACAGGAGAGCTTCCGATTATCGGAGTGAATACGTATTTGAATCCAAACCCACCATCTCAAGAAGCAATGGATAGTATGGAATTAGCAAGGGCAACAAAAGAGGAGAAGGAAACACAAATTAAAAATCTACAGGCCTTCCAAGCTAAACATGAAGCAGAAGTAATGAAGGCACTCGAAAAGCTTAAAGATGCCGCCATTAATAACGGTAATCTTTTTGCGGAGCTAATGGAAACAGTGAAGGTTGCAAGCTTAGGACAAATCACTCAAGCATTATATGAAGTTGGCGGGCAGTATCGTCGAAATATGTAG
- a CDS encoding acetyl-CoA C-acetyltransferase, with amino-acid sequence MTKTVILSGVRTPVGKFGGSLSSLTASQLGGIAIKEALKRANIDPNEVNEVLFGNVLQGGQGQIPSRQAAREAGLPWNVRTETINKVCASGLRSVTLADQVIRAGDEDVIVAGGMESMSNAPYLLPKARWGMRMGDSPVKDLMIHDGLTCSFTGVHMGTYGNSTSKDLELTRNEQDEWALRSHQRTIQAQESGVLAEEIVPVSVPQKKGEPIIVDKDEAPRKDTSLERLSKLAPVFDHDGTITAGNAPGINDGAAALVLMSDERAQKEGRQPLATILAHTAIAVEAKDFPKTPGLVINELLTKTGKSVEEIELFEINEAFATVALAANQLAGLDAAKVNVNGGAVAIGHPIGASGARILITLIHELKRRGGGIGIAAICSGGGQGDAIMVQV; translated from the coding sequence ATGACAAAAACAGTAATTTTAAGTGGAGTAAGAACACCGGTTGGTAAATTTGGCGGATCTCTATCCTCATTAACAGCCTCTCAATTAGGTGGAATTGCGATTAAAGAGGCCTTAAAACGCGCTAATATCGACCCTAATGAGGTGAACGAAGTGCTATTTGGAAATGTTCTTCAAGGAGGGCAAGGGCAAATACCATCACGACAAGCTGCACGTGAAGCAGGTTTACCTTGGAATGTGCGTACCGAAACGATTAATAAGGTATGTGCTTCAGGATTAAGAAGTGTTACGTTAGCAGATCAAGTCATTCGAGCAGGAGACGAAGATGTTATCGTAGCAGGCGGGATGGAATCAATGAGTAATGCTCCATATCTTTTACCGAAAGCTCGTTGGGGAATGAGAATGGGAGATAGTCCTGTTAAGGATTTAATGATTCATGATGGATTAACATGTAGCTTCACTGGAGTACATATGGGGACGTACGGTAACAGTACTTCAAAAGATTTAGAGTTAACACGTAATGAGCAGGATGAATGGGCATTAAGAAGTCATCAACGGACTATTCAAGCACAGGAATCAGGCGTTTTAGCTGAAGAAATTGTACCTGTATCTGTACCACAAAAAAAAGGTGAGCCCATCATTGTAGATAAAGATGAAGCACCACGAAAAGACACCTCACTTGAACGACTCTCAAAATTAGCACCAGTATTTGACCATGATGGAACCATCACAGCAGGGAATGCCCCTGGAATCAATGATGGAGCAGCAGCCCTTGTCTTAATGAGTGACGAGCGCGCACAAAAAGAAGGGCGACAACCTCTAGCAACAATCCTTGCCCATACAGCGATTGCGGTAGAAGCAAAGGATTTTCCGAAAACCCCAGGTCTAGTAATTAATGAATTGCTAACAAAAACAGGAAAATCAGTTGAAGAAATTGAGTTATTTGAAATAAATGAAGCTTTCGCGACTGTAGCACTTGCTGCAAATCAGCTTGCTGGCTTAGATGCTGCAAAAGTGAATGTAAATGGTGGAGCAGTTGCAATTGGACATCCGATTGGGGCAAGTGGAGCAAGGATTCTTATTACTTTAATTCATGAGTTAAAGCGTAGAGGCGGAGGCATCGGAATTGCTGCAATTTGCAGTGGTGGTGGTCAAGGTGATGCCATTATGGTACAGGTATAA
- a CDS encoding acyl-CoA dehydrogenase, protein MYFKLSEEHEMLRKTVRDFAKNEVAPTAAIRDEEERFDMDIFRKMADLGLTGIPWDEKYGGIGSDYLSYVIAVEELSRVCASTGVTLSAHTSLAGWPLYKFGTEEQKEKFLKPMAVGEKIGAYGLTEPGSGSDAGGMRTNAKEDGDGYILNGSKIFITNGGIADIYIVFAVTDPSSKHKGTTAFIVEKDFEGFSVGKKESKLGIRSSPTTEIIFENCRVPKENMLGELGEGFKIAMMTLDGGRNGIAAQAVGIAQGALDAAIAYAKEREQFGKPIAAQQGISFKLADMATSIEAARLLTYQAAWLESEGLPYGKESAMSKLFAGDTAMKVTTEAVQVFGGYGYTKDYPVERYMRDAKITQIYEGTQEIQRLVISRMITK, encoded by the coding sequence ATGTATTTTAAACTTTCAGAAGAGCATGAGATGCTACGAAAAACAGTAAGAGACTTTGCGAAAAATGAGGTAGCACCAACTGCTGCTATACGGGATGAAGAAGAGCGTTTTGATATGGATATCTTCAGAAAAATGGCTGACCTCGGTTTAACAGGCATACCTTGGGATGAGAAATACGGCGGAATTGGTAGCGATTACTTATCCTACGTGATTGCAGTGGAGGAGCTCTCAAGGGTTTGTGCATCAACAGGTGTTACTTTATCGGCTCATACATCACTAGCAGGCTGGCCTTTATATAAATTTGGAACAGAAGAGCAGAAGGAAAAATTCTTAAAGCCGATGGCAGTAGGTGAAAAAATTGGCGCATACGGCTTAACGGAGCCAGGCTCTGGATCTGATGCTGGTGGGATGAGGACAAATGCAAAAGAAGATGGTGATGGGTACATTTTAAATGGCTCGAAAATCTTTATTACAAACGGTGGTATTGCAGATATCTATATCGTGTTTGCTGTTACGGATCCATCGAGTAAGCATAAGGGTACAACGGCATTTATCGTTGAAAAGGACTTTGAAGGCTTTTCAGTAGGGAAAAAAGAAAGTAAGCTAGGCATTCGTTCTTCACCTACAACGGAAATAATCTTTGAAAACTGTAGAGTGCCAAAGGAAAACATGCTTGGAGAGTTAGGTGAGGGCTTTAAAATTGCGATGATGACACTTGATGGTGGAAGAAATGGTATTGCTGCACAGGCAGTAGGAATTGCACAGGGTGCATTAGATGCGGCGATTGCATATGCGAAGGAGCGCGAGCAATTTGGAAAACCAATTGCCGCTCAACAAGGAATTAGCTTTAAACTAGCGGATATGGCAACGAGCATTGAAGCTGCAAGACTACTAACCTATCAAGCTGCTTGGCTAGAGTCAGAAGGGCTTCCATACGGAAAAGAGTCCGCTATGTCAAAGCTATTCGCTGGTGATACAGCAATGAAGGTGACAACGGAGGCTGTTCAAGTATTTGGTGGCTACGGTTATACAAAGGATTACCCAGTCGAGCGATATATGCGTGATGCAAAAATCACTCAGATTTATGAAGGTACTCAAGAAATACAACGACTCGTTATTTCAAGAATGATCACAAAATAG
- a CDS encoding (Fe-S)-binding protein, with amino-acid sequence MDALLWVNFIAFLVVTAYAVHLFVYLIRTRMAYIKLGKKVEFDGKVKERLEKIWVNVFGQKKLLKDKKSGIIHVMFFYGFILVQFGALDFIIKGLIPGAHLPLGPLYPAFTFFQEIITFMILIAVVWAFHRRYVEKLVRLKRGFKSGLVLIFIGGLMLSVLLGNGMGLIWHDHGLTWSEPIASMFASLLGFVGETGSIVIFYVAWWIHLLFLLTFLVYVPQSKHAHLIAGPANVYFNRVSNPGKLEKIDFEDETQESFGVGKIEDFTQPQLIDLYACVECGRCTNMCPATGTGKILSPMDLILKLRDHLTFTGAAVTQKQPWVPAVAFNGTKGNQIALMAAGAGAQESAAAAVDYNPTLIGDVITEEEIWACTTCRNCEDQCPVMNEHVDKIIDMRRYLVLTEGKMDADAQRAMTNIERQGNPWGLNRKERETWRDAREDVHIPTVKEMSKAGEEFDYLFWVGSMGSYDNRSQKIALSFAKLLNEAGVKFAILGNKEKNSGDTPRRLGNEFLFQELATKNIDEFTKNDVKKIVTIDPHAYNIFKNEYPDFGLEAEVYHHTELLAELVEQGRLKPSLPVNETITFHDSCYLGRYNEVYEAPRNILKAIPGVKLVEMERNRDKGMCCGAGGGLMWMEEDTGSRINVARTEQALAVSPSVISAGCPYCLTMLSDGTKAKEVEETVSTYDVAELLEKSIFGEQKELVS; translated from the coding sequence ATGGATGCATTATTGTGGGTAAATTTTATTGCGTTTTTGGTTGTAACCGCTTACGCAGTGCATTTGTTTGTTTACTTAATTCGCACAAGGATGGCTTACATTAAGCTAGGTAAGAAAGTTGAATTTGATGGTAAGGTGAAAGAAAGGCTAGAGAAGATTTGGGTAAATGTGTTTGGACAGAAAAAGCTCTTGAAGGATAAGAAGAGTGGAATTATTCACGTGATGTTTTTTTATGGTTTTATTTTAGTCCAATTTGGAGCTCTTGACTTCATCATTAAAGGGTTGATTCCAGGTGCTCATTTACCGCTCGGACCACTTTATCCTGCGTTTACGTTTTTTCAAGAGATTATCACCTTTATGATTCTGATTGCAGTTGTTTGGGCTTTTCACCGACGATATGTGGAAAAGCTTGTACGACTAAAGCGTGGCTTTAAGTCAGGGCTTGTTCTTATCTTTATCGGAGGATTAATGCTTTCTGTCTTACTAGGGAACGGTATGGGGTTAATTTGGCATGACCATGGACTAACTTGGTCAGAGCCTATTGCCTCCATGTTTGCATCACTGTTAGGCTTTGTAGGAGAAACAGGATCAATCGTGATTTTCTACGTTGCATGGTGGATACACCTTTTATTTTTATTAACGTTCTTAGTTTATGTACCACAGTCTAAGCATGCACACTTAATTGCAGGACCAGCCAACGTGTATTTTAATCGAGTATCTAATCCTGGGAAGCTTGAGAAAATTGATTTTGAAGATGAAACACAAGAATCATTTGGCGTAGGAAAGATTGAAGACTTTACACAACCACAGCTGATTGACCTTTACGCGTGTGTTGAGTGTGGTCGCTGTACGAATATGTGTCCTGCTACAGGTACTGGGAAAATTTTATCGCCAATGGATTTAATTTTAAAGCTAAGAGATCATTTAACATTTACAGGTGCAGCTGTTACACAAAAGCAGCCTTGGGTACCTGCCGTTGCCTTTAATGGAACGAAGGGCAATCAAATTGCACTTATGGCTGCAGGTGCTGGAGCTCAAGAATCGGCTGCGGCTGCAGTAGATTATAACCCAACCTTAATTGGAGATGTCATTACAGAAGAAGAAATCTGGGCTTGTACAACATGTCGTAACTGTGAAGATCAATGTCCTGTTATGAATGAACATGTTGATAAAATCATTGATATGCGTCGTTACCTTGTTCTTACTGAAGGAAAGATGGATGCTGATGCACAACGTGCCATGACGAACATCGAAAGACAAGGAAATCCTTGGGGTCTTAATCGTAAAGAACGTGAGACGTGGAGAGATGCTCGTGAAGATGTTCATATCCCTACTGTGAAAGAAATGAGCAAGGCAGGAGAAGAGTTTGACTACTTATTTTGGGTTGGTTCAATGGGCTCCTATGATAACCGCAGCCAAAAGATTGCTCTATCCTTTGCAAAGCTCCTAAATGAAGCAGGTGTTAAGTTTGCGATCCTTGGAAATAAGGAAAAAAATTCTGGTGATACACCTCGACGTTTAGGGAATGAATTTTTATTCCAAGAGCTTGCAACGAAGAATATTGATGAATTTACTAAAAATGATGTGAAAAAAATCGTCACAATTGATCCGCATGCTTACAATATCTTCAAAAATGAATATCCAGACTTTGGGTTAGAAGCTGAAGTATATCATCATACAGAATTATTGGCTGAATTGGTTGAACAAGGTCGCTTAAAGCCTAGTCTGCCTGTAAATGAAACAATCACCTTCCATGATTCCTGTTATTTAGGAAGATACAATGAAGTGTATGAGGCACCGAGAAACATCTTAAAAGCGATACCTGGTGTGAAGCTAGTGGAAATGGAAAGAAACCGCGATAAGGGGATGTGCTGTGGTGCTGGTGGCGGCCTTATGTGGATGGAAGAGGATACTGGTAGCCGAATTAATGTAGCGAGAACGGAGCAAGCTTTAGCTGTATCGCCGTCTGTTATTAGTGCAGGCTGTCCTTATTGTTTAACCATGCTTAGTGATGGAACAAAAGCGAAGGAAGTAGAGGAAACGGTTAGCACGTATGATGTTGCTGAACTTCTTGAAAAATCGATTTTCGGAGAACAAAAAGAATTGGTATCATAA
- a CDS encoding acyl-CoA dehydrogenase has product MNVHFTKEQMMMRKMVREFAKSEIEPFVQNMEKGEFPRELLNKMAGLGLMGIPISEEYDGSGMDYTSYIIAIHEISKVSATLAVILSVHTSVGTYPILAFGTEEQKQKYVKKLAKGESLGAFCLTEPSAGSDAASMKTKAVKKGDYYFLNGSKVFITNGGEADTYIVFARTGEGQGSEQVSAFIVEKETEGFLIGKDEHKMGLNGSRTVQLSFEDAKVPVGNLLGQEGEGFKIAMANLDGGRIGIAAQALGIAEAALESSTAYAKEREQFGRPISAQQGIAFKLADMATNVEAARLLLYQAAWLKDNNLPCAKEASMAKLFASKAAVEVSTEAIQVFGGYGYTKDYPVERFFRDAKVCEIYEGTSEIQRIVIGKHLLK; this is encoded by the coding sequence TTGAATGTACATTTTACTAAAGAGCAAATGATGATGCGGAAGATGGTAAGGGAATTTGCAAAATCAGAAATCGAGCCGTTTGTACAGAATATGGAAAAAGGGGAATTTCCAAGAGAGTTACTAAATAAAATGGCTGGGCTTGGGTTAATGGGGATCCCAATCTCAGAAGAGTACGACGGATCGGGTATGGATTATACCTCTTATATCATTGCTATACATGAAATATCGAAAGTGAGTGCAACACTCGCAGTTATATTATCTGTTCATACATCAGTTGGAACCTATCCAATCTTAGCCTTTGGAACAGAGGAGCAAAAGCAAAAGTATGTGAAAAAGCTTGCTAAAGGTGAAAGTTTGGGTGCCTTTTGTTTAACAGAACCAAGTGCTGGCTCAGATGCAGCAAGTATGAAAACAAAGGCTGTTAAGAAGGGAGATTACTATTTTCTAAACGGCTCAAAGGTGTTTATCACAAATGGTGGAGAAGCGGATACCTATATTGTCTTTGCACGAACAGGTGAAGGGCAAGGGAGTGAACAGGTCTCGGCTTTCATCGTGGAAAAAGAGACGGAAGGCTTTTTAATAGGCAAAGATGAACATAAAATGGGACTCAATGGATCGCGTACAGTTCAATTATCTTTTGAAGATGCAAAGGTACCTGTTGGTAATCTCCTTGGTCAAGAAGGAGAAGGGTTTAAGATTGCAATGGCAAATTTAGACGGTGGGAGAATTGGCATAGCTGCTCAAGCGCTCGGTATTGCAGAAGCCGCTTTAGAAAGTTCAACCGCCTATGCAAAGGAACGGGAGCAATTTGGCAGACCAATCTCTGCTCAGCAAGGAATTGCCTTTAAACTAGCAGATATGGCAACAAACGTGGAGGCGGCTAGACTCCTACTCTATCAAGCTGCCTGGTTAAAAGATAATAATCTACCATGTGCAAAAGAAGCTTCCATGGCTAAACTCTTTGCTTCAAAGGCAGCGGTGGAGGTGTCTACGGAGGCCATTCAAGTATTTGGTGGATATGGCTATACAAAGGATTATCCAGTTGAACGATTTTTCCGTGATGCAAAGGTATGTGAAATCTATGAGGGAACGAGTGAAATACAGCGGATTGTGATAGGGAAGCACTTATTAAAATAA
- a CDS encoding 3-hydroxybutyryl-CoA dehydrogenase, translating to MTIQKIMVVGAGQMGAGIAQVCAMSGIEVVLHDIKEEIVEKGMLAIDKQLQRQVEKGKLTKELKEETLSRLSSSTELQKASTVDLVIEAVIEKMDVKTSLFQELDKIAPEHAILASNTSSLPITEIAAATSRPEKVIGMHFMNPVPVMKLVEVIRGLATSDEVYEEIKALTKKINKVPVEVNDFPGFVSNRILMPMINEAIYTVYEGVAEPEAIDEVMKLGMNHPMGPLTLADFIGLDTCLFIMETLHEGFGDDKYRPCPLLRKYVKAGWLGKKSGRGFYRYE from the coding sequence ATGACTATTCAAAAAATCATGGTCGTTGGAGCTGGACAAATGGGTGCGGGTATTGCACAAGTATGTGCAATGTCAGGAATTGAAGTGGTTCTCCACGATATAAAAGAAGAAATTGTTGAAAAAGGAATGCTAGCAATTGATAAACAGCTTCAACGCCAGGTGGAAAAAGGAAAACTGACTAAGGAATTGAAGGAGGAGACGTTAAGTAGGCTATCCTCTTCAACAGAACTCCAAAAAGCTAGTACAGTTGATTTGGTCATTGAAGCTGTCATTGAGAAGATGGATGTGAAAACGTCACTTTTTCAAGAGTTAGATAAGATAGCACCAGAGCATGCGATTCTCGCTTCTAATACATCTTCTCTTCCAATTACGGAAATTGCTGCTGCAACCTCAAGACCTGAGAAGGTTATCGGAATGCATTTTATGAACCCAGTACCGGTTATGAAGCTAGTGGAAGTCATTAGAGGGCTAGCAACGTCAGATGAAGTGTATGAAGAAATCAAAGCCTTAACTAAGAAAATCAACAAGGTTCCGGTAGAAGTGAATGATTTTCCAGGGTTCGTATCAAATCGTATCCTTATGCCGATGATTAATGAAGCAATTTATACCGTGTACGAAGGGGTTGCAGAACCAGAAGCTATTGATGAGGTCATGAAGCTTGGAATGAATCATCCAATGGGACCACTAACATTAGCTGACTTTATTGGTCTTGATACATGCCTCTTTATTATGGAGACCCTTCATGAAGGCTTTGGGGATGACAAATATCGTCCGTGTCCATTGCTGCGTAAATACGTAAAAGCAGGCTGGTTAGGGAAAAAATCAGGGCGAGGCTTCTATCGATATGAATAG
- the rpoE gene encoding DNA-directed RNA polymerase subunit delta, protein MSLKNLTEEQIKEMAMVEVAYELFIESKKPYVFSELVKEIADLLDLSKQQVEDKIAQFYTDINIDGRFICVGENMWGLRTWYPYEQIEEEIVPTTTKPKKKKAKAADDDLDAGFDDIDDDFDDLDDFEEEDDDFDDLDDVDLDDDDEDDDDLVVEDDDYEDLDDDDEEDEEDDLEDKEN, encoded by the coding sequence TTGAGTCTAAAGAACTTAACTGAAGAACAAATCAAAGAGATGGCAATGGTTGAAGTTGCATATGAGTTATTTATAGAAAGCAAAAAACCGTATGTATTTAGCGAGTTAGTAAAGGAAATTGCAGATCTACTTGACTTATCTAAACAACAAGTTGAAGATAAAATTGCTCAATTCTATACAGATATCAATATTGATGGACGTTTCATCTGTGTTGGAGAAAATATGTGGGGCTTACGTACTTGGTACCCATATGAGCAAATTGAAGAAGAAATCGTTCCTACGACAACTAAGCCTAAAAAGAAAAAAGCAAAAGCTGCTGATGATGATTTAGATGCTGGCTTTGACGATATTGATGACGATTTCGACGATTTGGATGATTTTGAAGAAGAAGACGATGATTTTGATGATTTAGATGATGTGGATCTAGATGACGACGATGAAGATGATGATGACTTAGTCGTAGAAGATGATGACTACGAAGACTTAGATGATGATGATGAGGAAGATGAAGAAGACGATTTAGAGGACAAAGAAAATTAA